A window of Rufibacter sp. LB8 contains these coding sequences:
- a CDS encoding bifunctional nuclease family protein, which produces MKKIELEILGLSSSQSQSGSFALVLGEKDGSRRLPIIIGMFEAQSIAIQIEKINPTRPLTHDLFKSFAQQMAVNVQEIMISDLKEGVFFSKIVCSDGEKEFELDARPSDAIAIGLRFGVPIYTVESVLSEAGIILSDLDEEEDEDEETDEIPTSGKETGKAASASAGSGNKITDVSVEELNTMLNEALEKEDYEKAAKIRDELNKRGE; this is translated from the coding sequence GTGAAGAAAATTGAGCTAGAGATTCTTGGTTTGTCGTCCAGTCAGTCGCAGTCTGGCTCTTTCGCCCTGGTATTGGGGGAGAAAGACGGGAGCCGCCGCCTGCCTATCATTATTGGTATGTTTGAGGCCCAGTCCATTGCCATCCAGATTGAGAAGATAAACCCCACCCGCCCGCTCACCCATGACCTGTTCAAGTCGTTTGCGCAGCAAATGGCCGTGAACGTGCAGGAAATCATGATCTCAGATTTAAAGGAAGGCGTGTTTTTCTCCAAAATTGTCTGTTCAGACGGCGAGAAGGAATTTGAGCTGGACGCCAGACCGTCAGATGCCATTGCCATCGGGCTTCGGTTTGGGGTTCCTATCTACACCGTGGAGTCTGTGCTCTCAGAGGCCGGCATCATCTTAAGCGACCTGGACGAAGAAGAGGACGAAGACGAGGAAACCGATGAAATCCCCACCTCGGGCAAAGAAACCGGTAAGGCAGCTTCTGCCAGCGCTGGCAGCGGCAACAAAATCACGGACGTGTCTGTGGAAGAGCTCAACACCATGTTGAACGAGGCCCTGGAAAAGGAAGATTACGAGAAGGCCGCCAAGATAAGAGATGAACTCAACAAGCGCGGCGAATAA
- a CDS encoding NupC/NupG family nucleoside CNT transporter, translating into MTSVFQGAIGYFVLIGIAILFSTNRKAISWRLVGVGVLIQIIFGVLVTEVGFVKAGFETVSEGFVKLLSFADAGAEFLFGELAKPNSPAGTGYIFAFKVLPTIIFFSTVTAGLYYLGILQKIVYGIAWVMSKGMRLSGAESLSAAGNIFLGQTEAPLLVRPFIQNMTRSELMCLMTGGMATLAGGVLAAYVAFLGGDDPVQKAIFAAHLLTASIMNAPAGIVMAKILVPETEPEKINTQLEVNKESLGVNVIDAMSTGAADGLKLALNVGGMLLAFIAVIALLNSILLWLGGFSGLNELIVSSTGGRFEGLNFQYILGQIFRGFAFLMGSPWQDTLQVGSLLGQKTAVNEFVAYMDLAKMKNAGTISEKSIILATYALCGFSNFSSIAIQIGGIGGMAPSQQGNLSKLGLRALLGASIACMMTATIAGILFEL; encoded by the coding sequence ATGACCAGTGTTTTTCAGGGAGCCATCGGCTATTTTGTCCTCATCGGGATTGCAATTCTCTTCTCCACCAACCGAAAGGCCATCAGTTGGCGCCTGGTAGGGGTAGGGGTCCTTATTCAAATCATCTTCGGTGTATTGGTCACCGAGGTAGGGTTTGTGAAAGCCGGATTTGAGACCGTGAGTGAGGGGTTTGTGAAGCTGTTGAGCTTTGCCGATGCTGGTGCCGAGTTTCTTTTTGGGGAATTGGCAAAACCAAATTCGCCGGCAGGCACGGGCTATATTTTTGCCTTTAAAGTACTTCCCACCATCATTTTCTTCTCTACGGTGACCGCCGGTCTGTATTACCTGGGCATTTTGCAGAAGATTGTGTACGGCATTGCCTGGGTGATGTCAAAAGGCATGCGTTTGTCTGGAGCTGAAAGTCTTTCGGCGGCAGGTAATATCTTCCTGGGCCAGACCGAGGCTCCTTTATTGGTAAGACCGTTCATCCAGAACATGACGCGTTCTGAACTCATGTGTTTGATGACAGGTGGTATGGCAACCTTGGCGGGTGGTGTACTGGCCGCTTACGTTGCCTTTTTGGGTGGCGATGACCCGGTTCAGAAAGCTATTTTCGCGGCGCACTTATTAACGGCTTCTATCATGAACGCCCCCGCGGGTATTGTGATGGCCAAAATTCTGGTACCTGAGACCGAGCCCGAAAAAATCAACACCCAATTAGAGGTAAACAAAGAATCTCTGGGGGTAAACGTGATTGACGCCATGTCTACCGGCGCCGCCGATGGTCTGAAACTGGCCCTGAACGTGGGCGGTATGCTCCTGGCCTTTATTGCCGTGATTGCCCTGTTGAACTCAATTCTGTTGTGGCTGGGCGGTTTCTCCGGGTTAAACGAACTGATTGTTTCCAGCACCGGCGGTCGGTTTGAGGGCTTGAACTTCCAGTATATCCTGGGGCAGATTTTCAGGGGCTTTGCCTTCTTGATGGGCAGCCCGTGGCAAGACACTTTGCAGGTAGGTAGTTTGTTGGGCCAGAAAACCGCCGTGAATGAATTTGTGGCCTACATGGATTTGGCCAAGATGAAAAACGCCGGAACCATCTCTGAGAAGTCCATTATTCTGGCCACGTATGCGCTCTGCGGTTTCTCTAACTTCAGCTCCATTGCCATCCAGATTGGCGGCATAGGCGGCATGGCACCCAGTCAGCAAGGCAATCTATCCAAGCTTGGCTTGCGTGCGCTGTTGGGCGCCTCCATTGCCTGTATGATGACTGCTACCATTGCCGGTATCTTGTTTGAATTGTAA
- a CDS encoding ABC transporter ATP-binding protein — MIEIHNIHKTFNDKKVLDGIDGVFESGKMNMLLGASGTGKSVLLKCIVGLVKPDVGNITYDGRVFANNRLDLRQEIRRKIGMLFQGSALFDSMNVNENVEFPLKMLTDMNRTDRKARVEFCLKRVGLENAGKLMPSELSGGMKKRVGIARAIAPHCTYLFCDEPNSGLDPLTAIKIDELIKEITEEYDITTIVVTHDMNSVLEYGDNVMFLYQGKKLWEGNSSEIMDTRVKELNDFIFSNRLMRDAKKVEQIEEEEQRQEDQKQDEEKNRNL, encoded by the coding sequence ATGATTGAGATCCACAACATCCATAAAACCTTCAATGACAAAAAAGTGCTGGACGGCATTGACGGTGTTTTTGAGTCCGGTAAAATGAACATGCTCCTGGGCGCCAGCGGCACCGGCAAAAGCGTGCTGCTCAAGTGCATTGTGGGCCTGGTTAAGCCTGATGTGGGCAACATTACTTATGATGGCCGCGTGTTCGCCAACAACCGGCTTGACCTGAGGCAGGAAATCAGGCGGAAGATTGGCATGTTGTTCCAGGGCAGCGCCTTGTTTGACTCCATGAACGTGAACGAGAACGTTGAATTCCCGCTTAAAATGCTCACCGATATGAACCGCACCGACCGCAAAGCCCGGGTGGAATTCTGTCTCAAACGTGTGGGCCTGGAAAACGCCGGCAAACTCATGCCCTCAGAACTGAGCGGCGGCATGAAGAAACGGGTGGGCATTGCCCGCGCCATCGCCCCGCACTGCACCTATTTATTCTGTGACGAACCCAACTCCGGCCTGGACCCGCTCACCGCCATTAAGATTGACGAACTCATCAAAGAAATCACCGAGGAATATGACATCACCACCATTGTGGTCACGCATGACATGAACTCGGTGCTGGAGTACGGCGACAACGTAATGTTCCTCTACCAGGGCAAGAAACTCTGGGAAGGCAACAGTTCTGAGATCATGGACACCCGCGTAAAAGAACTAAACGACTTTATCTTCTCTAACCGCCTCATGCGCGACGCCAAGAAAGTGGAGCAGATTGAGGAAGAGGAACAACGCCAGGAAGACCAAAAGCAAGACGAAGAAAAGAACCGAAATCTGTAA
- a CDS encoding ABC transporter permease, whose amino-acid sequence MKNLGSYLLFLFSAVRRSESPRILFKRTIDEAILIGIDSIFIVAVVSSFIGAVTCVQISYNLNSALIPRSTIGFMVREMTILELAPTITSIVLAGKVGSNIAGGLGTMQITEQVDALEVMGINANSYLVMPKILAALLVFPMLVIIAMFLSILGGYLAGSLSGALSGEEYVIGLRSSFVPYNVTFAIIKSFVFAFLISTISSYKGFNTRGGALEVGKASTNAVTNSVIAILIADFICAQVLL is encoded by the coding sequence ATGAAAAACCTAGGTTCTTACCTTCTCTTTTTGTTCAGCGCGGTCCGGCGGAGCGAGTCGCCGCGTATTTTGTTTAAACGCACCATTGACGAGGCCATTCTCATAGGCATTGACTCCATCTTTATTGTGGCGGTGGTGTCTTCGTTTATTGGCGCGGTGACCTGCGTGCAGATTTCCTATAACCTCAACAGTGCCTTGATTCCAAGGTCCACCATTGGGTTCATGGTGCGCGAGATGACCATTCTGGAATTGGCCCCTACCATTACGTCTATTGTGTTGGCGGGTAAGGTGGGCTCCAACATTGCCGGCGGTTTGGGCACCATGCAGATCACGGAGCAGGTAGACGCGCTGGAGGTGATGGGCATTAACGCCAACTCATACCTGGTCATGCCTAAGATTCTGGCCGCGCTGCTGGTGTTTCCTATGCTGGTGATTATTGCCATGTTCCTCTCCATTCTGGGCGGGTATCTGGCCGGCTCTTTGTCTGGCGCGTTGTCTGGCGAAGAATACGTGATTGGCCTGCGCTCCAGCTTTGTTCCCTACAACGTGACCTTCGCTATTATCAAATCCTTTGTGTTCGCGTTCCTTATTTCTACCATCTCCTCGTACAAAGGGTTCAACACTCGCGGCGGGGCCTTGGAAGTAGGAAAGGCCAGTACCAACGCTGTGACCAACAGCGTGATTGCCATTTTGATCGCCGATTTCATCTGCGCGCAGGTGCTGCTTTAG
- a CDS encoding SDR family oxidoreductase — protein sequence MVTQKYIVVTGGTKGIGRAIIDRFAAEGFHIITCSRHEKDLQRLKLDIEQTYTFSKVFYQVIDVSQEGEVKRFVNYIKDLKVKIDVLVNNAGFFIPGTIHEESDTVLREMINTNLYSAYDLTKGLVPDMIKRKDGYIFTICSTASITAYTNGGSYCIAKHALYGMTRVLREELKPHHIRVTAVLPGATYTASWEGVDLPQDRFMKSEDVAGAIWGAFALSKQTVIEELLLRPQLGDI from the coding sequence ATGGTCACTCAAAAATATATAGTGGTAACGGGCGGCACCAAAGGAATTGGGCGGGCTATCATTGACCGCTTCGCCGCTGAAGGTTTCCACATCATCACCTGCTCGCGCCACGAAAAGGACTTACAGCGCCTTAAGCTTGACATTGAGCAAACCTACACATTTTCAAAGGTCTTTTACCAGGTCATTGACGTAAGCCAGGAAGGGGAGGTGAAACGCTTTGTGAACTACATCAAAGACCTAAAGGTGAAAATAGACGTGCTGGTGAACAACGCGGGCTTTTTCATACCGGGCACCATTCATGAGGAAAGCGACACCGTGCTCCGCGAGATGATCAACACCAACCTCTACAGCGCCTATGACCTCACCAAAGGCCTGGTACCCGATATGATTAAGCGAAAAGACGGCTACATCTTCACCATCTGCTCCACGGCCAGCATTACGGCTTACACCAACGGCGGCTCGTACTGCATTGCCAAACACGCGCTCTACGGCATGACCCGCGTACTCCGCGAAGAACTCAAACCCCACCACATACGCGTGACCGCCGTACTGCCCGGTGCCACCTACACGGCCAGCTGGGAAGGCGTGGACCTGCCCCAGGACCGTTTCATGAAATCAGAGGACGTGGCCGGCGCCATTTGGGGTGCCTTCGCGCTGTCTAAGCAGACAGTGATTGAAGAGTTGTTGCTCAGGCCACAGTTGGGTGATATTTAG
- a CDS encoding DUF433 domain-containing protein gives MESLLSRITLNPEVCHGKPTVRNMRYPVEMVLDLLSSGMTFQEILEDYPAMEEEDIRACLAYASRITRVKAMHKVVA, from the coding sequence ATGGAATCATTACTCAGTAGAATAACGCTTAACCCAGAGGTTTGCCATGGAAAACCTACGGTCAGAAACATGCGATACCCCGTGGAGATGGTGTTGGACTTGCTATCTTCCGGTATGACGTTTCAAGAAATACTGGAGGATTACCCTGCCATGGAAGAAGAGGATATAAGGGCTTGTTTGGCGTATGCCTCCAGAATTACCAGAGTGAAAGCCATGCATAAAGTGGTGGCATGA
- a CDS encoding DUF5615 family PIN-like protein → MKFIVDAQLPSGIAWILNNRGFDAVHTDDLPDKERTTDQQIREISVTQNRIVVTKDADFLDSYYIKGIPKRLLLISTGNIRNKELYQLFANNLGQVIQMFETCNCVEMDNTDLIGHE, encoded by the coding sequence ATGAAATTCATAGTTGATGCTCAATTACCTTCCGGCATTGCCTGGATTCTAAATAATAGAGGGTTTGATGCGGTGCATACAGATGATCTTCCTGATAAAGAAAGAACCACAGACCAACAGATCAGGGAAATCTCTGTTACTCAAAACAGAATAGTTGTAACCAAAGATGCTGATTTCCTGGATTCTTACTACATCAAAGGCATACCAAAACGGCTCCTCTTGATTTCTACGGGTAATATCAGAAATAAAGAATTGTATCAATTATTTGCCAACAACCTAGGGCAAGTAATTCAAATGTTTGAGACTTGTAACTGTGTAGAAATGGATAACACTGATTTAATTGGCCATGAGTAA
- a CDS encoding SDR family oxidoreductase yields MELEGKVVVITGASSGIGLAAAKLLLDQGATVVSWSRSRPKISHPDFYFFECDVRHEQSVLFAYEQTVERLRQNISVLINNAGLGIQGALDTMSPKDWHTMMDTNVNGIFYCTRLVIPQMKKQLEGHIINISSIAGLTGIENMSGYCATKFAVRGISHSLFKEVRPHGIKVTCIYPGSTATQFFDGFEGTGTSPENMMQPEDIASTILHVLQSPPNYHHVDIEVRPLMPKGRPEKKK; encoded by the coding sequence ATGGAACTAGAAGGAAAAGTAGTGGTGATCACCGGGGCGAGCAGCGGGATTGGGCTGGCAGCCGCTAAATTGTTGTTAGACCAGGGAGCTACCGTGGTGAGTTGGAGCCGGTCCAGACCCAAGATTTCGCACCCAGATTTCTATTTCTTTGAGTGCGACGTGCGCCATGAGCAGTCGGTGCTGTTTGCGTATGAACAGACGGTGGAGCGGCTAAGGCAGAACATCTCAGTGCTAATCAACAATGCCGGTTTGGGCATACAAGGCGCGCTGGACACCATGAGCCCGAAGGACTGGCACACCATGATGGACACCAACGTGAACGGTATTTTCTACTGTACGCGCCTGGTGATTCCGCAGATGAAAAAGCAGCTGGAAGGCCACATCATCAATATTTCCTCTATTGCGGGCCTCACCGGTATTGAGAACATGAGCGGCTATTGCGCCACCAAATTCGCGGTGCGCGGCATCTCGCATTCCTTGTTCAAGGAAGTTCGGCCGCATGGCATTAAAGTAACGTGTATTTACCCGGGCTCCACCGCCACCCAGTTTTTTGATGGCTTTGAAGGCACGGGCACTAGCCCAGAGAATATGATGCAGCCCGAAGATATTGCTTCCACCATTCTGCACGTTCTGCAATCGCCGCCTAACTACCACCACGTAGACATTGAGGTACGCCCGCTCATGCCGAAGGGACGGCCCGAGAAAAAGAAATAG
- the gldA gene encoding gliding motility-associated ABC transporter ATP-binding subunit GldA: MGIEIKDLTKLYGAQAAVDHVSFTVGTGEIVGFLGPNGAGKSTTMKIATCYLPPSSGTVLVNGHDVLEEPKEVRRQVGYLPEHNPLYLDMYVREYLHFVGKLHGLGGSELTARTNEMIQLCGLDREKHKKIGALSKGYRQRVGLAQAMIHDPAVLILDEPTTGLDPNQIVEIRALIKEVGQAKTVLFSTHIMQEVSALCDRVLIINQGKLVADSPVAELKNMGRKETRILAEFEADADTSSLATLPGVQRVEPAGNLKYRIIAEGKTDLRSAIFRLAGEKGWPLVGLQQEENSLEKLFQDLTKAGK; the protein is encoded by the coding sequence ATGGGAATCGAAATAAAAGACCTTACCAAACTTTACGGGGCGCAGGCTGCCGTGGACCACGTTTCCTTCACGGTGGGCACCGGCGAAATCGTCGGGTTCCTGGGGCCGAATGGCGCGGGTAAGTCCACGACCATGAAGATTGCCACCTGCTACTTGCCGCCCAGCAGCGGCACCGTGCTGGTAAACGGCCATGACGTTCTGGAGGAACCCAAGGAAGTGCGCAGGCAAGTTGGCTACCTGCCCGAACACAACCCGCTGTATCTGGATATGTACGTGCGCGAGTATCTTCATTTCGTGGGTAAGCTGCACGGCCTGGGCGGAAGTGAACTCACGGCCCGCACCAATGAAATGATTCAGCTCTGCGGCCTTGACCGCGAGAAGCACAAGAAAATTGGCGCTTTGTCGAAAGGCTACCGGCAGCGCGTGGGTCTGGCGCAGGCCATGATCCATGACCCGGCCGTTTTAATTCTGGACGAGCCCACCACCGGTCTTGACCCTAACCAGATTGTAGAAATCAGAGCGTTGATCAAGGAAGTAGGTCAGGCCAAAACAGTCTTGTTTTCCACGCACATCATGCAGGAAGTGAGCGCCCTCTGTGACCGCGTGCTGATCATCAACCAAGGAAAACTGGTAGCCGACAGCCCGGTAGCAGAACTGAAGAACATGGGCCGAAAAGAAACCAGAATCCTGGCAGAATTTGAAGCCGACGCGGACACTTCTTCTTTAGCAACTTTGCCCGGCGTGCAGCGCGTGGAACCCGCCGGAAACCTCAAATACCGCATCATCGCTGAAGGGAAAACCGATCTGCGCTCCGCAATTTTCCGGTTGGCCGGAGAGAAGGGCTGGCCCTTGGTGGGATTGCAACAGGAAGAAAATTCACTGGAAAAACTGTTCCAGGATTTAACGAAGGCAGGCAAATAG
- the gldF gene encoding gliding motility-associated ABC transporter permease subunit GldF — protein MFAILSKEFNSYLNSLIGYIVIGVFLVATGLFMWVFPDSSVLDYGYADLQSVFTLAPWLFLFLIPAITMRTFAEERKGGTMELLLTKPLSDTQLLLGKYFACLLLAIFALLPTLLYYVSVYQLGDPVGNIDSAAVAGSYLGLVFLAAVFVAMGVFASSLTENQIVAFILAVFLCYMVYTGFDLLASIDAWGTASYYIAQLGISYHYSSISKGLIDSRDVLYFLSVITVMLLGTKLVLESRKW, from the coding sequence ATGTTTGCAATTTTAAGTAAAGAATTCAACTCGTACCTCAACTCGCTCATTGGCTACATAGTCATAGGCGTGTTTTTGGTGGCCACGGGCTTGTTCATGTGGGTGTTTCCAGACAGCAGCGTGCTGGACTACGGCTACGCCGATCTGCAGAGCGTGTTCACCTTGGCGCCTTGGCTGTTCCTGTTTCTGATTCCGGCCATTACCATGCGCACCTTCGCCGAGGAGCGGAAGGGCGGCACCATGGAATTGCTCTTGACCAAACCATTGTCAGACACGCAGTTGCTGCTGGGTAAGTATTTCGCATGCCTTTTGTTAGCTATTTTCGCGCTGCTGCCTACGTTGTTGTATTATGTGAGCGTGTACCAGCTAGGCGACCCGGTGGGGAACATTGACTCGGCGGCGGTGGCGGGTTCTTATCTGGGGCTGGTGTTTCTGGCGGCGGTGTTCGTGGCGATGGGCGTGTTTGCCTCTTCGCTCACCGAGAACCAGATTGTGGCCTTTATCTTGGCAGTTTTTCTGTGTTACATGGTCTATACCGGCTTTGATCTGCTGGCATCTATTGATGCCTGGGGCACGGCCAGCTATTACATCGCGCAGCTGGGCATCTCGTATCATTACAGTTCCATCAGCAAAGGCTTGATTGATTCCCGTGACGTGTTGTATTTCCTGAGCGTGATTACCGTGATGTTGTTGGG